One segment of Heterodontus francisci isolate sHetFra1 chromosome 26, sHetFra1.hap1, whole genome shotgun sequence DNA contains the following:
- the c26h17orf67 gene encoding uncharacterized protein C17orf67 homolog, which yields MGRFVFFCLCLTGLALLTDTSPILTEKEAKQLLRTKRSDRVLKAGFPDEPMREYLMHLQTLERRSEEQFYEHWLNPHCKPHCNRNWVHPV from the exons ATGGGTCGATTTGTGTTCTTCTGCCTATGTTTGACCGGGCTGGCCCTCCTCACAG acacatccccgattttaactgaGAAGGAGGCCAAACAGCTTCTGCGGACCAAGCGGAGTGACAGAGTGCTGAAAGCAGGATTCCCGGATGAGCCCATGAGG GAGTACCTGATGCATCTTCAGACCCTGGAGAGACGATCGGAGGAACAGTTTTATGAACACTGGCTGAATCCTCACTGCAAACCTCATTGCAACAGGAATTGGGTGCATCCAGTCTAG